CGAAATTTTACCTGTCATGGACTTGACTCCAAATCAAACCTATTTTGTAAGGGTCAGTGGTGCAGTCGATAAATTCGGCAAAACGGAGGGCAATGTGTGCCTGTCCATTGCAGAAGGTGCAGCTACAAAAACACCTCCTGCAAATGACCTCTGTTCAGATGCCATTGTCCTGACTATCAATAGTGATTGCACACTGGGAACGAACAAAGATGCTACTTTCTTTGGCCCCGAACCGAGCCTCAACCTCAAATCAAAATCCTCGATATGGTACAGTTTTGAAGCCCCTGAGGATGGCGAGGTCATCATCGAAAGCAATGCCGACTTTGCAGATGTGTTGACCGTTTTTTCAGGTACTTGCGGCAATTTGACCGAAATCAGAAGCAGCGATTTTGGGCATAGTTTGCACCTCACAGACTTGGAAGTGGGTTCAACCTATTTGATTCAAAGCGCAGGTTTCTTCTCGACAGTCGAAGGAACGGTCTGCATGAAAGTGAGTTCGGCGGAAGCTGCCCCTGAAAACGATTTGTGTAACGGTGCCATCAACCTGCAATTGGGTGAAAGCTGCACCATCGGCAACAATACCTACGCTACATTCAATGGCCCTCGCCCAAGCTGCGATGTCGCCCCAACGGCTTCAATATGGTTCCGATTCACCGCCCCTTCTTCGGGCAGGGTTTTGGTCAATACGGGTGCAGATTTTGTGAATGTCTTGTCCGTTTTTGGTGGCCCTTGTAGCAATTTGGAGGAAATGGGCTGCGCCTACAATCCTTCAAAATGCGATGAAGGTGTGGTGTTTGAATTGGAGGGCGATGCCGACTATTTCCTTCAAGTGGCTTCGGCTCAAAATCCTTTTGGCTATACTTATGGCGATGTGTGTGTGCGGGTAAGCGACTACGAAAATGCGCCTGTCAAAGCCCGATTGAAGGTGTTTTTGGAAGGTGCGTATTCGAGCAGCAATCAAATGAACAACCACTTAAAAGCCGCCAACCTCATTCCTTTCGACCAACCTTACAACCGTGCGCCCTGGAACTATAATGGTACGGAGTGCATCACCGAAATGCCTGTCAATGCAGTAGATTGGGTCTTAGTCGAGCTTCGAGATGCCAACAACTCAGAAACAATCGTGGAACGAAAAGCGGCTATCCTCCTCTCCAATGGCAACATCGTGGACGAGGGCAATGATGGCGTTCTGTTTCAAAATGCAACCGAAAACAACAGTTATTACACCATCGTCCGACACCGCAACCATTTGGCAATCATGAGTTCTGTCCCTATTCCGTTTCCTAATTCGAATCACTACCATTTTACCGCCGACCCTTCGTATGTGATGGGTGGTGCAGCACAATTGACGCAATTGGAGAATGGCAGTTATGCGGCTATTGCAGGGGATTTTAATGCGGATGGAGTGATTTCTGTTTTTGACTTCAATTATTATTCGGAGCAAAAATCGATGTTGAACGCTTATGTGGATGGGGATTGTAATTTGGATAGAGCTGTTGGGGTGCAGGACTACAATTTGTATCAGGGGCATCCTTCGGTGATTGGGGTGGAGGAAGTGAGGTATTGATTGAACACAGAGTCACGGAGATTTTGCTTGCTTGTACCACTTTGGATTTTTGAACGGAGAGACGCTGAGACGGAGAGTTTTTTTATGCGAGTGAAAACTTTGGCAACGCTTGATGTATCTTTCACCATTCAAATCTCACAAAACCTAAAGGTGTTGGCAAATTTTCACTCGATATAAAGTAGAAATATGGTATAGTCCCCAAATTCTTCAATTTGTTAAATTTCAATTATTTACATTCTACATTCATTCATTTCTACCGTTTTATTCCCTTCAATATTCTTGAAGGAAGAACAAAAAACGTACCTTTGTGTTCCATTTTCTCCTTCTAATTAACTAAAACATAACCCCCAAAAACAATGAATTTTAAACTCACCGAAGAGCATTTGATGATCAGAGATGCGGCAAGAGATTTCGCTCAAAATGAATGTAAGCCAGGTGTAATCGACCGAGATACCCACAAAACCTATCCTGCTGAACAAGTGCGCCGTATGGGAGAGTTGGGGTTTTTAGGGATGATGGTGGACCCCAAATATGGTGGAAGTGGACTCGATACGATTTCGTATGTGTTGGCAATGGAAGAAATCTCTAAGGTAGATGCATCGTGTTCGGTAATCATGTCGGTGAACAATTCTCTCGTATGCTGGGGATTGGAAACATTTGGCAATGAGGAACAAAAAGAAAAATACTTACCTCGATTGGCAAAAGGTGAAATGGTAGGAGCATTCTGTCTATCCGAACCTGAAGCAGGCTCGGATGCCACACAACAACGCACAACAGCGATAGACATGGGCGATCACTACTTGGTGAATGGGACTAAAAACTGGATTACAAACGGCGGAACAGCAGGCATTTACATGGTAATCGCACAAACTGACGTGGACAAAGGACACCGAGGAATCAATGCGCTGATTATCGAAAAAGATTGGGAAGGGGTGAGTCATGGAGCAAAAGAAGACAAATTGGGAATCAGGGCTTCTGATACACATTCGGTGATGTTTCAGGATGTGAAAGTACCCAAAGAAAACCGAATTGGAGAGGATGGTTTCGGCTTCAAATTTGCGATGAAAACCCTTTCTGGTGGACGTATTGGCATTGCTGCTCAAGCTTTGGGAATTGCTTCTGGTGCTTATGAATTGGCTTTGGCTTACTCCAAAGAAAGAAAGGCTTTTGGCAAACCAATTAGTCACCATCAAGCGATTGCCTTCAAATTGGCGGACATGGCTACCGAAATTGAAGCTGCCCGCTTGTTATGCCTCAAAGCGGCTTACCTCAAAGATACACACCAAAACTACGACCTAGCTTCCTCTATGGCAAAAGTGTTTGCCTCAGAAGTGGCCATGAAAACCACAACAGAGGCGGTGCAAGTACATGGCGGTTATGGCTTTGTAAAAGAATACCATGTGGAAAGATTGATGCGAGATGCCAAAATCACCCAAATATATGAAGGAACTTCTGAGATTCAAAGGGTGGTGATTTCAAGGACAATTTTGAAGGATTGACCTATCTGATTCAAGACATATAAAGACTTCGGAAGTTTCATTTTAAATCGAACAACTCTCAGTGAAATAGTTCCTCGATTTTTTAAGAGCTAAACTTCCGAAGTCTGCATCCCTTTGTTATTCCATATTTTAATTGATTCTATGTCAAACGTAAACCCCAAAATTGAAGAAAGTTGGCTAATTGCCTTGGAAAAGGAATTTCAAGAGCCTTACTTTGCAGCAATTAAACAGTTTTTGGTCAAAGAGAAACAAGCGGGTAAAATCATTTATCCTCCAGGTTCACTAATAGACTTGTACGGATTTGATTATGATAGAGTTATGTGAAAAGTGATTTGTTGTGTGCAATTATTTTCCTCTTGAAAAACATTTGTTATAATCAAAATATAGGACTCTTTTTCAAAACATTTGTTTATGAGTGTTTTAAGCATAAAATAATAAATCATTAAATATTTTCAATAATTTATTATTCACTGATTATCGAGCCGAACAAGTCTAATCTTCAATGCTTTCAACAAAGTACCTTTCGACAAAGTGAAAGTGGTGATTTTGGGGCAGGATCCTTACAAAAACCCCGGTGAAGCAATGGGTTTGTCTTTCTCCGTTCCAAAAGGTGTCCGAGTACCGCCTTCTCTGCGAAATGTTTACAAAGAATTGGAGTCTGATATTGCAGGTTTTGTTGCGCCAAAGCATGGCGACTTGACCGATTGGGCTGAACAAGGAGTACTTCTACTAAATGCTACCTTGACCTTGGAGCAAAAGAAGTCCAATTCTCACAGCACTATTGGCTGGCAACGATTTACGGATGCGGTCATCAAAAAACTCTCGGACGGACGTTCTGGAGTTGTATTTATGTTGTGGGGTAATTTTGCGAAGACCAAAGCCGATTTGATTGACCAAAACAAACACTTGGTATTGACAGCAGCGCACCCTTCTCCAATGGCAGGCGGCGCGTTTTTTGGCAACAAACACTTTTCAAAAGCCAATACTTATTTGCAGCAGCAAGACCAAACACCGATTGATTGGACATTGAAGTAGGGCAATAAAAAACAGGAAAAGAGGTTACATAAACAACTACCTTATTGGTTATTATGTTTGCTCAAAAAATAATCCTGTATGACCTCACATTACTTCTCTAAAATTATTTGGCTGTCCTTTTTGATTTGGATATTCTCTGCAATCTGTGTGACTTCTCCCTCCATTTTTGCAAAAAATCAAGCACCTCTCTATCAGAATAAATATGTAGAAGGAAAATTGTATGTAGAAGTAAAAGCACGCTACCAAAGCATGAATTGGGAATATGATGAAGCGCTCGACAAACCAAAAAATCATGGATTGAAGCGGTGGATATTGCAGTATCAAGTGACCAAAATCGAAAAATTGACGACAGATAAAGCCAAAAATGCCTATTTTTTTTACTTCAAAAAGTCAAACCTAACCACTTCTTTCCTCCAAACTTTAAGCAATCTGCCCTATATAGAAAAAGCTACCCAAATACCAAATACAACACTTGCAGAACACAATCTTTACACTTCATCCGACCTTGCTTCTCACAAACCAAACTCTGTATTGATTCCCAATGCGTTTTCTCCAAATAGCGACCAATCCAATGATTATTTTGAAGTTAAGGGTCAAAATTTATTGGCTTATGAACTCCAAATTATTAACCGCTTGGGAGAGTCTATTTGTAAGGTAAATGAAACAAATACTTATGGTTGGGATGGAACTATTAAGGGGAAAGAAGTTCCTGTGGGTATTTATGCCTACTACGGTTGGGTTCGTTTTGAAGATGGAGAAACAAAAATATTGAAGGGATATCTGACCTTGATAAAATAAGAATATTGAACTTTGGATAAAAGAAGCAGGAAGTGAGATGCAAGATATAAGCTAATATTATGATTTAGACTTTTGAAGTTTCATTTCAAAAATTTGTTTTTACAAAGAAAAACAATACTTTATAAAGAGAAACTTCAAAAGTCTTTGTACAAAAGAAGTATGTTATTTAATTCACATTCCTAAGATGCAATCTTCAATGTATTCACTTTCTCCCCCGCAATCTTATCTTGAGCGTAGTCCAAAGTCACAATAAACTCATTAACATGACTTTTTGAAGGCAATTCAAACATGGCATCGGTCATTATTGCCTCACAAATAGAACGCAACCCTCTTGCTCCGAGTTTGAATTCAATTGCTTTTTCTA
The Chitinophagales bacterium genome window above contains:
- the ung gene encoding uracil-DNA glycosylase, translating into MFNAFNKVPFDKVKVVILGQDPYKNPGEAMGLSFSVPKGVRVPPSLRNVYKELESDIAGFVAPKHGDLTDWAEQGVLLLNATLTLEQKKSNSHSTIGWQRFTDAVIKKLSDGRSGVVFMLWGNFAKTKADLIDQNKHLVLTAAHPSPMAGGAFFGNKHFSKANTYLQQQDQTPIDWTLK
- a CDS encoding acyl-CoA dehydrogenase — encoded protein: MNFKLTEEHLMIRDAARDFAQNECKPGVIDRDTHKTYPAEQVRRMGELGFLGMMVDPKYGGSGLDTISYVLAMEEISKVDASCSVIMSVNNSLVCWGLETFGNEEQKEKYLPRLAKGEMVGAFCLSEPEAGSDATQQRTTAIDMGDHYLVNGTKNWITNGGTAGIYMVIAQTDVDKGHRGINALIIEKDWEGVSHGAKEDKLGIRASDTHSVMFQDVKVPKENRIGEDGFGFKFAMKTLSGGRIGIAAQALGIASGAYELALAYSKERKAFGKPISHHQAIAFKLADMATEIEAARLLCLKAAYLKDTHQNYDLASSMAKVFASEVAMKTTTEAVQVHGGYGFVKEYHVERLMRDAKITQIYEGTSEIQRVVISRTILKD
- a CDS encoding gliding motility-associated C-terminal domain-containing protein, whose amino-acid sequence is MTSHYFSKIIWLSFLIWIFSAICVTSPSIFAKNQAPLYQNKYVEGKLYVEVKARYQSMNWEYDEALDKPKNHGLKRWILQYQVTKIEKLTTDKAKNAYFFYFKKSNLTTSFLQTLSNLPYIEKATQIPNTTLAEHNLYTSSDLASHKPNSVLIPNAFSPNSDQSNDYFEVKGQNLLAYELQIINRLGESICKVNETNTYGWDGTIKGKEVPVGIYAYYGWVRFEDGETKILKGYLTLIK